In Nematostella vectensis chromosome 2, jaNemVect1.1, whole genome shotgun sequence, one genomic interval encodes:
- the LOC5521752 gene encoding V-type proton ATPase subunit F, which translates to MTRGKMAAHSAVTAGAKGRLIAVIGDEDTCTGFLLGGIGEVNAKRQKNFLVVHKDTSVSEIEKAFEQFINRADIAILLINQNIAEEIRHVIDAYEKAIPAVLEIPSKEQPYDPSKDSILRRAKGLFSAEDFK; encoded by the exons ATGACAAGAGGCAAGATGGCGGCCCATTCGGCAGTGACGGCAGGAGCAAAGGGTCGACTGATTGCCGTGATAGGCGACGAA gATACATGTACTGGCTTTCTTCTGGGAGGAATTGGAGAGGTAAACGCTAAACGGCAAAAGAATTTCCTTGTCGTCCATAAGg ataCCTCTGTGAGTGAAATTGAGAAAGCCTTTGAACAGTTTATCAACAGGGCAGATATTGCTATTTTACTCATCAATCAAAAT ATTGCAGAGGAAATTCGCCATGTAATAGATGCTTATGAGAAAGCAATTCCTGCTGTGTTAGAAATTCCTTCTAAAGAGCAGCCATATGATCCATCCAAGGACTCCATTTTGAGAAGGGCTAAG ggTTTGTTTAGTGCTGAAGACTTCAAGTAA
- the LOC5521647 gene encoding 2-(hydroxymethyl)glutarate dehydrogenase: protein MNGARFLARNAFLWRAAFSMSTSASPRTVGLVGTGNVGSAVAVGLRKIDVSVKAFDLQQNNYNFLESTGTTLVNSPEEVTKDVDVLITALPKPQHVKSALEDTGMLSMLKEGSVWIDHTTTDYNETIRLGELATSKGVHAVEAPLTGGVSLLKQGLMTVFVGGEEKVVQDVKPLMDSYTATFLYFGPLGKATVAKVISNMLCAAHLVAAGEALMLAKKAGLDMSNFFDGIRYSAGNSYVFETEVPLMFNGSYDPDFTIDLHCKDLALGREIATSNDSPLELLGLTEDIYRRAMEKYGKDVGSSFPAKMLEDDTGISQQQPGWEKWSYTMERVSGGGIGVVHRNRGK, encoded by the coding sequence ATGAATGGAGCACGGTTTTTGGCTAGAAATGCTTTTCTTTGGAGAGCGGCCTTTTCCATGTCTACTTCAGCGAGTCCACGTACTGTCGGACTCGTCGGTACGGGAAATGTTGGTTCAGCTGTTGCAGTTGGGCTCAGGAAAATCGATGTATCGGTGAAAGCATTCGACCTTCAGCAAAACAATTACAACTTTCTTGAAAGCACCGGTACTACACTAGTAAACTCGCCAGAGGAAGTGACAAAAGATGTCGATGTTCTTATTACAGCTCTGCCGAAACCCCAGCACGTCAAGTCCGCTCTTGAGGATACTGGGATGCTGTCGATGCTCAAAGAGGGAAGTGTCTGGATCGATCACACCACTACAGACTACAACGAGACCATACGGCTTGGAGAGCTTGCTACAAGCAAGGGGGTGCACGCCGTTGAAGCCCCCCTAACTGGCGGAGTGAGCCTACTCAAGCAAGGGCTCATGACAGTGTTTGTTGGTGGAGAAGAAAAAGTCGTGCAGGATGTCAAACCGTTAATGGATTCTTACACGGCGACCTTTCTGTACTTCGGTCCACTTGGGAAAGCGACCGTAGCCAAAGTGATCAGTAACATGCTATGTGCTGCACATCTCGTAGCTGCCGGGGAAGCGCTCATGCTCGCGAAGAAAGCAGGTTTAGATATGAGTAATTTCTTTGACGGAATCCGTTATAGTGCTGGAAACTCGTACGTTTTTGAAACGGAAGTACCACTTATGTTCAATGGAAGCTATGACCCAGATTTCACCATTGATCTACATTGCAAAGATTTAGCCCTCGGCCGGGAGATCGCCACTTCTAATGACTCTCCACTAGAGCTACTAGGGCTGACCGAAGATATCTATAGAAGAGCTATGGAGAAGTACGGGAAAGATGTGGGCTCCAGTTTCCCTGCCAAAATGTTGGAAGATGATACAGGGATCTCGCAACAGCAACCAGGCTGGGAAAAATGGTCTTACACCATGGAGCGAGTGAGCGGCGGAGGGATTGGCGTGGTCCATAGAAACCGCGGGAAATGA